GACAACTTTTACTGAATATggttccaaattaaaaaaaaaacgaagcaGGAACTAAAATCATATGCAATTACAGATCCTAAACATGTACAAATCCAGTATTgtattatatagatttttttaacccattcatCATTTTTCCATCCCAGATAACACTGAAATATCAATTACTATAGATGTGAAGAGCTAATACAACAGGATACTAagacttaaaattcttttttttttcccaagacttaaattccttaaaaaaattaaaattcttctagGATAGCTTGGGCATAATGAATTACCTTAAATCACAGAATTTCATTTTAGTTCCATCTTGCTTTGTAGAATCATCAAGGCCTCCATCTTTTTCATAACCATAATTTATCAAGTGGCTTCCTATAGTCTTAAAAAAGCTACGTAAACtcactttattaaataaatgagaattcTACATCATAGTCTCTGTGTAAACCAGCAGGAAGGGGATTCCCTCTGGTAAAGCTAGTATGTTAAAAAGTTACCaatgtttttcctttcataaacATTCAAGTTATTCTACTTTGGAGCTAGATCTATATTGGGTGTCAGGTACCCAGCACACAAACAACACTGCAAGACAATTCTTCAAACAGCTCTAAAAAGCAAGTTGTTTTTCcaatacaaatgaaattataactgtaaaatgactatttttagCAACCATGCTCTCCAGAGTTATCTAGGTTTCAAATACTGTCTTTTTTGTCTCCACTTACACATATTGCACTATACTAATTATTCCAACTTTTAGTTTGGAAAATATGGTTAAGCAACATCTACTCACTTGCTATATTCTGGAATATTGCTTCTCAAAATTAATGTATCTACAAATCCCCCAGGGATTTGTGAAAaagatgcagattctgattcaaggGTATGGCCtgagattctgaatttttaagaagtttcaaGGTAATGGTGATGCTGATGATCTGGGGATAAAATTCTGAGTAATACTATCTTAgagtgtaatttttttcttttaaaaacttattatgtaaaatttcaagtatacacaAATATGGAGACAACAATATAATGAACCCCCAGTTACCCAGCTTCAgtaattatcaacattttgccaATCTTGATTTACATTAACATTATtatagcatatttaaaaaaacaaaacatggttgCATACTACCACTGCCTAACTTTGGgaagtcatttaaattttttaggcTTTCAGTTTTCTTATAAACAATATAAGGATGTTGATGcctacactttatttatttattattttgttttacaccTGCACTTTATAAAGTTATCCTGAGGATCAGATGTTTTGGGAATGCTACAACCTGACCACATATATTAGTTTTACCACAATAACAATTTCCCAGATGAGAATCTTTGTGGGCAGATGCAGGCTGTTATCATCAACTTTTGAACCATGCTACTTTTGATTTATAAAAGCAAGATTTTCTAAGCCACAGTTTTTAGATGTCTTACAAATGTCTTACAAAAAACTAAGCCCAATAACTGAGGGAAAAGTTTGGCTTAGTGTTTGGCCACCTTTCACTAACTAGAACGAATCAATTTAAAATCGTGGTTCCTGTCAAACTGAATATGAAGCAAAGCCATTAAAATGATAGGTCACTGGATtcaaatttgatttcattttcaaagaccTGTGTCAGGTGAGtgtataaaagatattttaattcaaCCTAACTCCACCAAAAAGTTTTTCTTACTTTGGAAGTCTTCATTTACTgaagttaaaaatactttctccATAACAAGTAGTATTGTtcttaaagaagatttaaattaGCTTAAAGTAGGTCATAGCCATACAATTGTGATTTCCACCCCCAACCCGCCATTGTTTAAACAGACTGTAACTACCCCCAAAGAGACAGATGGCAAGTCTCTAACCTCCCCCAGAGAAACAGATGGTAAGTATAGCCTATAAGCATCAGGAATGAtcatttattataaacattaaaaatgcaggCGAACAAGTAGATCACTTACTGATAGGAGTTGTTATAAGCTTAGTGCCCTCTATCTCTTTTTCAGCCCTGTGTTTTAGCGCTCTTTTAGGTCTCGGCCTGCTGACTGGGCTCCCAGCTGGTTCACTGGAGAGACCTTGACTGTACTTGCAAGTGGGCAAATAGAGGTCATCAGAGTCATCTCCTGAACCACTTGATTCACAGACGCTCACTTCAGGTTCATTGGTGTTTTCTCCTCTGTTAGaatcattgttaattttttgtcgGAAAGGAGTGAGATGAATTCCCTCTTCCAAATTAAAATTGTAGGCATCACTGGAAGTGACAGATTCATCCAACTTTTCTTTGGAGacagtttttttattttcacttttgctcGCTTTATACTTTGATacagattttgattttttccttctgttaccttttcttttctcttctccttttcttccttgtgcACCTCTGCgcttatttttagtttgttcagGTTTATACTCTAAgatgtcttcttttgttttagtgGATCTTTCTGGGTCAATCAGCTTTGGTGATAAGTTAATTTGATCATTATTCCATTGACAAACATTTTGTTCCACGTTTTCAGGTAAGTGCATATTTACTACTGGGTCTACACATCTAATTCTTTCCAATTCAAAGGAGTGCTCTGAGAAATGACTGATTTCAAAATCATCCAAGGTATTGAACTGACATagattattaaaatgtttctttaaactgCGACGGACAGATACAGTTCTAGGTAAGACATTATCAGTAGATTTATCATCATCTGAATTCAAACCAAATCCCAGTCTGTCTTGAGAAATAGGTATTTGCtctgaaaatttaaaagataaatgagaaaaaaatagtttaactttatggaaattttaaattcagtaatCTTagaactcaaaattaaaaatgaaataaatgaaaggtcAGTTTGTAGTTCCGCATTTgctataagcaaataaaaatctggGGAACTTAGTACTACCATCTAATTTATTTGGCAATGATCAATCGATGGGTTCTATCTGACTTGTGAAAGAATCTTACATAACATCCAAACATGTTCTAACTGGGGGTTTTCTGTGTCCCtagtttaaagaaaaagtagttggctatatgtatctatgtgtatAGGATTCAGTGGGAGAGAACCTCATATtctaaagtaaagtaaagtaagaCCAGTACACTGAGAAAGTGGGAGCTAAGATGTTCTTTGAAATCCCAGTAAAACTGCAATAATTACAAAGCCTTTCAGGTAAGAAATATAGTAAGCATTTTTAGGGAAAGGTTCTGCTTATTCAAATGCCATCCCTTCTTCAAAGCATTGAGAACAGGGACACGCCaatttagaaatggaaagaatggcATAGCTTTGGAGGTCGGCTTTCAGTTAAATGCTAGCTCTTACCTTTTGGGCTACTTTTTGTGTGATACTTTACTTCTTTgagtatatataaaatgggaCCAACTGTACCTATATTctaaggttgttgtgagggttaagtgagataatgtaaAATGGCTAACACAGCTTGGCAAATAGTAGGGCTCAGTAAACTGCAGCCAGTTATAGCTGATAGCtgataacaaaataaatagatatgttTTTAAACTGTTATATTCTGTGTAAAATAAACAGATTTGCTTTGAGCAGAAGAATGCCAGATGAGCatacttaaaaagttaaaaaaaaaaattagagaaatttaaTTATGTTACTTGTTCTCAAAGATCTCATCTTGCCCttagtatttttacattttcacttGAATTACCTTCTATTTGGAATGATTCTCCTTGTCCTGGAAGGTGAGCTTCCTGAAGAGGAACTTGTCTagccaaagaaaaacagaaatttatttaagaattatgtaacaaaaagaaatttaagattttcttaagtttttctcTTAGTATCATTTCATAATTCTATTCTAAATTTGCTAagtatcaaagaaaacaaaaaacctttctgCTGATTATATGGAGCCTCGTTTGTTATAAGTGACATTCAACTCCACTGGAGGAACTACCTTATCTATTTGGACACTTACTCCTGATGACATGCCATAACTCGTAATTCCATTTACCTGGAGAAACAGCCAATCAAAACTGACTTCTATATTACAGAAATGCAATTTGATTACTCAACTCTTTAGCAGCCTATTTCATCATTAGCtgacctgtgattttttttatttttttttaatttttttgtagcaCAGGTTTTTATGGTGCCTAACTACTGACCCCTCTGAAgttaatactatttattttctttaaaaatcttgtcCCCCCTCTGGCTCATGAAACaattttctttatgctttaaTACTATTACTGGCTGTTTCattctaattataattttattctttatttcctatAGAGAATTTTCCCTCTAGACATCAAATTATAAATACAGGTTTAGGTAATAGAGTTATGGTAACTAATTAATAACAATTTCAGGAATCTTATAAACATTCAATTACCCCATTTTACTTTTTGAccattacataaatattttgtcaGGTGTTAACAGTTCAACAGCTTTTAAACTATTCGTGATTAAAAATATGGGGGCAGAAACTGTCTTTGTGATTACTTTTGTGAAGAGAAGGGCGTAGACTTGAAAGGGATATGAGGAGATGGTTTATAGCAGTTCTTAATTAGGGATAATCATATCCCCTCAGCAGATACATGGcactgtctggagacatttttggttgtcttAACTGGGGGAAGGAAGTGGCATTGGCATTTAgtggtagaggccaaggatgctgctaaatatcccaAAATGCTTAGGATAgccctccacaacaaagaatgatctggcCTGAAATGTCAATAATGCTGAAACTGAGAAAGCCCAGCTAGAGGGACAGCAGTGCTCTATATCATAATTGAGATTTTGGTTCCACAGGTGTATACATTAGTCAAACTCATTGAACTGTATAATTAAGATCTGCACACTTCACTGTatgtaattatatctcaatagttCATAAACAAAGTGTACTTGATccaagagaaggggaagagggtaTATGGGGTCTGACTGTATTTAGGAATGAATTGGATTAGCAAGACAGGGTGATAGCTGTGCTAAATGTGATGTTTTATTATATCTCATTTCTAAACCAATTTGTAGCACTGGCAAAATACCGTCATTTGAATAAACAATCCTTCTTAGAATAAAAACATGATATCACAAAAATATAACTGAAGGaattcaattatatttaaatagcTAGCTTAATCCTAACATCAAAAAGGTAAATATAAGAAAGTTTTGGCTTAGCTACATGTAACAGAATATCAAcatatcaaattttttaaaatgcatttttagtaGAGAAACATCAGACTCCAAACACAAGAATCAATACGATgcaaattttctttcataaatgtgtCAGAGAATTAAATCTTTTTTGACATTAGTAATCATAATAATGAATTTGATACCAACGGTAAATCCTTCATAAATAAATCCCCGGAGTTGTCACTACTGGTGGCCATTCCAAAGGGACATACTTCTTGGTTCTgttaatacatgaaaacaaagaaaacactggtACAACTGAAATATTCATAACAAAACATTCATTTATCGAACAATAAAAATGTACCAACAGTCTACTatggtgccaggccctgttctaggaACCAAGTCTCTAGcagctaaaaaatatatttaagtccaACTCTCTtaaagcttacattctagtgtagggagagaaaaatttttaatgaaaggcAAGAGATACATAATTTCAGATAGTGAtaaagtgctatgaaggaaatacTCAAGAGTTGAAGTGACAGAGAGTGATTAAGGTTGGAGGTTCCCTTAGACCTTCATCTGAAATCTAAAGAATGCAAAGGAGCCAGCCACtgaaaagaggagggaaagaaaaagtggtggaaacaacaaatacaaaagtCATGATGTAGGAAAAGCTTTGCTGTGTTTAGAAAAGAAAGGCCACTGTGGCTGGACATTTATGAATTCTCTCATAGTGAGAACAGGAGGGGATGTGTACTCAGAGACCAGGTAACACGGCGCCTTGGGAgtcaggagtttggattttagtCCAAGTGTGATACGAAGTTACTTAATCGTTAAGCAGGGAAGTGAAAtgacttaagttttaaaaagatcagTCTGACCACTATGTGGAACATGGATTGAAAGGGGCCAAGAGAAGAAGGAGTTAGGAAGTCATTGTAGTAAATCTAGCAAGACGTGTATCAGCTAGGACTCGAGTCCCATAGCTACAGAGGTGAAGCCCAGCAGAAGGTGTTGAGAGAACAAAGATGCTGAAATTGAATCGGCGTGCAAGTGGGgacagtgagggagagggaagccTCTTTGGTTTGGACTTGAGCAAATGGTAGGTTGTTTTATGAGATGaataagacagacagacaaaggcCGAAGTACACAGTATCTCTGGGAGAGGGAAAATAGAGTTGTTCTTTGTACAAAATGTTTGagatccttggggcacctgggtgactcagtcggttaagcatccgacttcacctaaggtcatgatcttgcagttcatgagtttgagccccgcgttgggctctgtgctgacagctcggagcctggagcttgtttcaggttctgtgtctcccactctctctgcccctttcctgttcatgctctgtctctcaaaaataaataaacgttaaaaaaaatgtttaagatcctttctaaatatttcagtggATAAATCAAGTAgtagtcgtgtgtgtgtgtgtgtgtgtgtgtgtgtgtgtgtgtgtgtgtgtgttgagctaTAAATTTGGAAGTCCCCAACAGAGTATTTAAAGCATGGGAAGGGGTAAGATAAGATGGATCTAGGACAATTGACATTTGAAACTAAAGAAGAAGTGAGCAAATGAGACAGACATGTAACAGTCAGAAAGGCAGGACAACTACAAAGTATGGTAGTAGGAAAGCTAGGAGATTATAAAGTATGTTACTACATAAAGGtcaagaagaaagagaggtgGCCACTAAATTTGGTAATATGGGAGTTGTGGGGACCTTGGCACAGTGACCATAGAATGATGGGGATAAAAGCCAGACAAGAGGGAGTTCAAATGGAAATAGAAGCTGAGGAAGTGAAAACAGTAAGTGCACTGTTTGTCTCTGCGAAAGTTCTGCTGTgaagggaagcagagaaatgaggAGGTAGAGGGATATGAAATCAGGagaggtttcatttattttcttttcctcttaaggCAAAAGATGCTAAAGCACATCTGTATGACAGCTAGAATGAGTCAGTCAAGAGGCAAATCCGTTGAAAGAGCGCAAACTTTCAGGACCAAAGTGCTTGAGGGCAAGAGAAAAGGGGAATGTGATGCACAGGGAAAGGCTTGGCCTTTGCTAGGAGCAGAGACACTTCTCCCACTGTGacaggagggaagacagagaacacACTGCAGATACGGGCAGATTTGTCGATTTGTATTAGGAAGGTAAGAGTTCTGGACTGATTCCTTCGAAGTCACTCTAATTCAGTTCAGTTGTTTCTTGAAATTTGATGCGCATATAATATGCTGATGTTATGATAGATTAAAACTgttcaagagaaacaaaacaactagAAATTTAATCctgttaaaagttttaaatttattttcaatatagcTCATGTTCTAAATTTAAGTAGTGGTATTACTGAAGGTAAATAAAGGAGAATATTTAACTACAGAATAATATAATTTAGTAACAACTTACTAAAAAGATCTATtataaaatttaggaaacaaaaggcTATTAGAAATTACTTTATGATTAATCCTTATAAACCAAGTTAACTAGTGGTAGGCAAAAAAACCCCATTCTTCTTATTAAAGCATTTTAAGTTTCTCCATTACTGATTAATTGACTTGATAAACATGTAAGCACAAGTATAGAATGATGGTTGAGGAGTGACACATGTAGCAAATGTAGGGCAGAAAACAAACTCTGATGTTTTAAATGCTAAGAACACTTTTGCCCAGCaactaatgtttttgttttttttaagtttatttatttattttcagagtaagacagagaaggagagagggagaggaaggaagggaggaagggagggagggggggagggagggagggagggagagagagagagagagagaaaatcccatgctGGCtacccactgtcagcgcagagcccgacatggggctcgatcccacaaactgtgagatcatgacctgagctgaaatcaagagtcagatgcttgactgactgagccactcaggcgccccagctaataatatgttttaataaatactcAGAAAGCATTGATAAATGTCCAAAGGCCTGCAATaacagattttttcccccattgtttTTGTGATTGTCTCATTGGGTATTCATTTCTcactattttatatatgatttcacCAAAAActttggaaagggaaaaggaacatTCAAATGTCtttggagggattttttttttttcttactagttgactgaacaaggaaaagaaaaaaattaggaaagattatattctgaaggggaaaaaaatgccaaaaaaccaaaaagttttaaataatctaACCCTcacataaaggaaaattatatcaAATCTTTTATAGCCAATTCTCTGCTATaccgtatatgtatatattgcatatatgtatgtgtatgtacattcTGTATATcatacacagaaaaaatatggaaTCACTTTCATCACTGACTCTTGCTGTCAGTGGAGAGGTGACTTTAATTCCCTTCCCGAGTCTTTACCCTCCCCCTAATCGCTATGGTCTGGCTTTCTTCTCTGGTTTCCTGGCCTAAGTGCCAACACAACTGTCTTCACTGGCACAGCAAACAGATGGCCACCCAGGAAAAAAGTAAACTTGTTTCTGTCAACACCTGACACGCAccactgctttctctctctctgccccaagtAGTTTTcctgggaagaggaaaggagaaccTGGCtcatcatttctctcttcttgggaTCAATGTGCAGTGGGACACCAAAAATATCAAGCTTTCTCCACATCTGTTATATTTTGGCTGACCCTTCCATGTAACCTTGAATACAACAGAATAAGAGTAAAATATAAACAGCAAAATGTTTAGGATAGTTCTTGTTTGGGAATTAACGTATACCTTTCCTTATTTAACCAACTAGTGGGTAAAAAGGACTCTCCAAAAAACACTTAAATGCCCCCTCTCCCAAATTAAGGCAGTTCTTATAAGACCTCACTAGGTATAACACAACTACATAGAAAAGCTAAGATTTATAGCACTGATTAAAACTTTTGGACTAGTCCGCTTCAACTATGACTTTTAGACCTTTAGCTGAGTTGCCCTATATTTGACTCACTTAGCTGAAAGGTTGAAAggaccagcagtgcaaaaggctAAACTATTTCTTCTGTACC
This genomic stretch from Acinonyx jubatus isolate Ajub_Pintada_27869175 chromosome C2, VMU_Ajub_asm_v1.0, whole genome shotgun sequence harbors:
- the SGO1 gene encoding shugoshin 1; amino-acid sequence: MAKERCLKKSFQDSLEDIKKRMKEKRSKNLAEIGKRKSFIAAPCQIITNTSTLLKNYQDNNRMLALALENEKSKVREAQDIILQLRKECYYLTCQLHSLKEKLASQQTGETTQNQEVCPFGMATSSDNSGDLFMKDLPQVPLQEAHLPGQGESFQIEEQIPISQDRLGFGLNSDDDKSTDNVLPRTVSVRRSLKKHFNNLCQFNTLDDFEISHFSEHSFELERIRCVDPVVNMHLPENVEQNVCQWNNDQINLSPKLIDPERSTKTKEDILEYKPEQTKNKRRGAQGRKGEEKRKGNRRKKSKSVSKYKASKSENKKTVSKEKLDESVTSSDAYNFNLEEGIHLTPFRQKINNDSNRGENTNEPEVSVCESSGSGDDSDDLYLPTCKYSQGLSSEPAGSPVSRPRPKRALKHRAEKEIEGTKLITTPISALPKTHRSPHFSLKDITNAPLYPVLKVRKLSLSPKKNKESPAVSLPKRRCTVSMNYKEPTLISKLRRGDPFTDLCFLNSPIFKQKKDPRRSSKKKV